One genomic region from Pempheris klunzingeri isolate RE-2024b chromosome 4, fPemKlu1.hap1, whole genome shotgun sequence encodes:
- the clns1a gene encoding methylosome subunit pICln translates to MVLLKNLRPPTEGVRHEQAETTAVMDGQKLGCGTLYVSETRLSWFDGSGMGFCLEYPTIGLHAISRDVSAYPQEHLYVMVNGKLQDENEADMAEKPADEEDDDGGSSSSGDDDDDEGTITEIRFVPSDKTALESMFSAMCECQSLHPDPEDDDSDNDFEGEEYDVEEAETEGAHGHADIPTFYTCDEGLSALTQEGQATLERLEGMLAQSVTQQYHMAGVRTEETNAEFEDGMEVDAAAAEDGQFEDADVEH, encoded by the exons ATGGTTTTGCTGAAAAACCTCCGTCCCCCCACCGAGGGAGTGCGGCACGAGCAAGCCGAGACCACGGCGGTGATGGACGGCCAGAAGCTGGGCTGTGGCACGCTGTACGTCTCCGAAAC GCGCCTGTCGTGGTTCGACGGCTCGGGGATGGGATTCTGCCTGGAGTATCCCACCATCGGCCTGCACGCCATCTCCAGAGACGTCAGTGCTTACCCTCAGGAGCACCTGTACGTCATGGTCAACGGCAAACTCCAGG ATGAGAACGAAGCAGACATGGCCGAGAAACCAGCTGATGAAGAAGACGACgacggaggcagcagcagcagcggtgatgatgatgatgatgaaggaacGATCACAGAGATTCGATTTGTGCCCAGTGATAAGACGGCAT TGGAGTCCATGTTCTCAGCGATGTGCGAGTGCCAGTCGCTGCACCCCGACCCAGAGGACGACGACTCCGACAACGACTTTGAAGGAGAAGAGTACGACGTGGAGGAGGCCG AAACTGAAGGAGCA CACGGCCATGCCGACATCCCCACCTTCTACACCTGTGATGAGGGTCTGTCGGCGCTGACGCAGGAGGGCCAGGCCACGCTGGAGAGGCTGGAGGGGATGCTGGCCCAGTCAGTCACTCAGCAGTACCACATGGCCGGAGTCCGGACCGAAGAAACCAACGCCGAATTTGAAg ATGGTATGGAGGTGGACGCAGCAGCGGCGGAGGACGGGCAGTTTGAGGATGCGGACGTCGAGCACTG A
- the aqp11 gene encoding aquaporin-11, with product MTADVAVSLSVLAGIISLSEVTRRLLTRALADTGLRVYAVELVSTFQLCCCTHELKLLSEVGGIEHRLALTLTYLASVVHGLTFSGAIGNPSGALEHAYHARLSGWCALRRIACQFAAAAAARAAVPVMWSVGLSGLHVRHKLLGYRCISPIHAPLLKAAAVELACAFAVQTVITHTRPVEEKYRVHAVAAVIATVVHAGGSVTGAVFNPALAFSTQFPCSGHSFLEYCLVYWLGPLLGMMGSVLLFDKFVPLLSGRSQTLRLPPETKKRA from the exons ATGACCGCAGACGTGGCGGTGTCTCTGTCGGTGCTCGCGGGGATCATCTCGCTGAGCGAGGTGACACGCCGGTTGCTGACCCGGGCCCTCGCGGACACCGGGCTCCGTGTGTACGCGGTGGAGCTCGTGTCCACCTtccagctgtgctgctgcacgCACGAGCTAAAGCTGCTGTCCGAGGTGGGCGGGATCGAGCATCGACTCGCGCTCACCTTGACGTACCTGGCGTCCGTGGTGCACGGGCTCACCTTCAGCGGAGCCATAGGCAACCCCTCCGGTGCGCTCGAGCACGCGTACCACGCGAGACTCTCGGGCTGGTGCGCTCTGCGGCGGATCGCGTGCCAGTtcgcagctgcagcagcagcgcGAGCCGCAGTACCGGTGATGTGGAGCGTCGGCCTGTCGGGACTGCACGTGCGGCACAAGCTGCTCGGTTACCGGTGCATCAGCCCCATTCACGCGCCGCTGCTCAAGGCCGCCGCCGTGGAGCTCGCGTGCGCCTTTGCGGTTCAGACTGTTATTACGCACACGCGACCTGTGGAGGAGAAATACCGCGTGCACGCGGTAGCAGCCGTCATAGCAACAGTGGTGCATGCAG gtggcAGTGTGACCGGAGCAGTGTTTAACCCGGCGCTGGccttctccacacagttcccctGCAGTGGACACTCCTTCCTGGAGTACTGCCTGGTCTACTGGCTGGGCCCGCTGCTGG GTATGATgggctcagtgctgctgtttgataAATTCGTCCCTCTGCTGTCGGGGAGGTCGCAGACTCTCCGTCTCCCCCCGGAGACCAAGAAGAGGGCGTGA